In Aegilops tauschii subsp. strangulata cultivar AL8/78 chromosome 3, Aet v6.0, whole genome shotgun sequence, one genomic interval encodes:
- the LOC109776784 gene encoding uncharacterized protein encodes MNDMARDAYAALSAEKDPLKQKCLKLLLTHDIRGTRSFYQYKAFELVPSRSSVFKIDFEHVLQEGYLDVAIKIWEDNEAGNGFGYLRKTVVDFLKTQCLFEKEVIDVVDIGYDHFPLVMQPFSKYKPEELMKEDNSLFGQSNNLVNARFRGRQIIISAHEHARENHAAGRTWGGHFDASKIYIIEFSCHKIWCRILATTTEFTPANQVLDVKQIHKSMAGQYEINGSSPPHFECLQVDIDGLNANSAVNTSIMEYFPYHVAFMPDGANKHFTEELHNITEGVWMDVDDLKVYNHIFESELTDVSDWRDDYSSLADPVLRGVYNYEHTALEMSQGQRIQQNLAQPQQAQVELVMPQQVQETVRQQFHVGLVQPQQAEYELGMSQQVEPVNQRQQAQVGLVQQTVTTVEGTSEASTSAGKSKRFKRTLKGKLTCKRHLLVHVRSYMVGKRPLVGLFQAETYAAKRNPVLGEIFSLLFKGKTMHLGGHLAPLLVLYRALRDTDEERQVCQVR; translated from the exons ATGAATGATATGGCCCGTGATGCCTATGCCGCCCTTTCTGCGGAGAAGGACCCGCTCAAGCAGAAGTGCTTGAAACTACTTCTGAC CCATGACATCAGAGGAACCCGAAGTTTCTACCAATACAAGGCATTTGAGCTTGTCCCGAGCCGTTCTTCAGTTTTTAAAATTGACTTTGAACATGTGCTCCAAGAGGGTTATCTCGACGTTGCCATAAAGATTTGGGAGGACAACGAAGCTGGTAACGG TTTTGGTTACCTAAGGAAAACTGTTGTGGATTTCCTGAAGACGCAGTGTTTGTTTGAGAAAGAAGTCATAGATGTTGTAGACATTGGCTATGATCATTTCCCATTGGTCATGCAACCATTCTCAAAGTACAAGCCTGAAGAACTGATGAAAGAAGACAACAGTCTGTTTGGTCAATCGAATAATCTTGTCAATGCAAGATTTCGTGGGAGGCAGATCATCATAAGCGCCCACGAGCATGCTCGCGAGAATCATGCCGCTGGAAGAACCTGGGGTGGTCATTTTGATGCCAGTAAAATTTACATAATAGAGTTCAGCTGCCATAAAATTTGGTGTCGGATCCTAGCAACAACTACTGAGTTCACTCCAGCAAATCAAGTGCTAGATGTGAAGCAGATCCATAAATCAATGGCTGGGCAATATGAAATCAATGGGAGCTCTCCACCGCATTTTGAATGCCTTCAAGTTGACATCGATGGCCTGAATGCCAACAGTGCTGTAAACACCTCAATTATGGAGTACTTTCCATACCATGTCGCTTTCATGCCAGACGGCGCGAACAAGCATTTCACGGAGGAGCTGCACAATATCACCGAGGGCGTTTGGATGGATGTCGACGACTTGAAAGTGTATAACCACATCTTTGAGTCGGAACTAACTGATGTATCTGATTGGAGAGATGATTACAGCTCCTTAGCTGATCCAGTCCTAAGAGGAGTCTATAATTATGAACATACAGCTCTTGAGATGTCGCAGGGTCAGAGAATACAGCAGAATTTAGCTCAGCCACAGCAGGCCCAGGTTGAGCTGGTTATGCCACAGCAGGTCCAAGAGACAGTGCGGCAGCAGTTCCATGTGGGCTTGGTTCAGCCACAGCAAGCTGAGTATGAGTTGGGTATGTCACAGCAGGTCGAGCCAGTGAATCAGCGGCAGCAGGCCCAGGTGGGCTTGGTCCAGCAGACAGTGACCACCGTGGAGGGCACATCAGAAGCGAGCACGTCAGCTGGAAAATCAAAAAGATTCAAGCGCACGTTGAAAGGGAAGCTGACCTGCAAACGACACCTGCTTGTGCATGTGCGCAGCTACATGGTTGGTAAAAGGCCACTGGTGGGTTTATTTCAAGCTGAAACCTATGCGGCAAAGCGTAATCCTGTGCTTGGAGAAATTTTCAGCCTTCTATTCAAGGGGAAAACCATGCATTTGGGTGGCCA CCTTGCCCCTCTCTTGGTGTTGTACCGTGCCTTGAGGGATACTGATGAGGAACGTCAAGTCTGTCAAGTGAGATGA